A region of Sulfurimonas sp. DNA encodes the following proteins:
- the cas1 gene encoding type II CRISPR-associated endonuclease Cas1: MSAWRTILVTKPCRLSMKNLQLVYEPKDEATITVPLEDITVIVLESNQATMTVALLSMCAEKNIALFTCDNYHMPNGLFIPFHQHSRFSQISHIQRDMKLPLKKQIWQKIITQKIINQSQLLAYFEKDNIQVKLLTNKVKSGDSENLEALAARRYWSVLFDNFTRDQKNGDPRNIALNYGYAIVRGAVARSLVSYGLLPTFGVFHHSELNAYNLADDMIEPLRPMVDMVVKKLEIDDELDVHLGISVKSALLNVLVMQMRLNEENVTVLNVCDIMAFSFVKSLKVNDVSSLKLPSVL, encoded by the coding sequence ATGAGTGCATGGCGAACTATTTTAGTAACGAAACCGTGTAGATTAAGTATGAAAAACTTACAACTTGTATATGAACCTAAAGATGAAGCTACTATCACCGTTCCACTTGAAGATATAACAGTTATAGTTTTAGAAAGTAACCAAGCGACAATGACAGTCGCCCTTTTGAGTATGTGTGCTGAAAAAAATATAGCTCTTTTTACTTGCGATAATTATCATATGCCGAACGGTTTATTTATTCCGTTTCATCAACACTCAAGATTTTCTCAAATATCTCATATACAAAGAGATATGAAACTTCCACTTAAAAAACAGATTTGGCAGAAAATAATCACCCAAAAAATCATAAACCAATCACAGCTTTTAGCATATTTTGAAAAAGACAATATACAAGTTAAGTTGCTTACAAATAAAGTAAAATCAGGAGATAGTGAAAATTTAGAAGCTTTAGCTGCAAGAAGATACTGGAGTGTGCTTTTTGATAATTTTACGCGTGATCAAAAAAATGGAGATCCTAGAAATATAGCACTAAACTATGGATATGCGATAGTTCGTGGGGCAGTTGCAAGGTCTTTAGTGTCTTATGGACTTTTACCAACTTTTGGAGTTTTTCATCACTCAGAACTAAACGCTTATAATTTGGCTGATGATATGATAGAACCATTAAGACCAATGGTTGATATGGTTGTTAAAAAGCTTGAGATAGATGATGAACTTGATGTGCATTTAGGTATAAGTGTAAAATCTGCACTTTTAAATGTGCTTGTAATGCAGATGAGGTTAAATGAGGAAAATGTTACTGTATTAAATGTGTGTGACATAATGGCTTTTAGTTTTGTAAAA